Genomic DNA from Taurinivorans muris:
ATTTAATACCGCAATTAATTCCATGATGAGAATTAATATGACACATGCAGTATATGAACAATTAGTAAAAAATAACGTAATTGAACAATATAAAGATTATTATGCATCCTTTTACAATCATAATTTTGGTATAACATTATTAATGACCGATTATAGAATGCTTATTGATTTTTTAGAAAAAGAACAAAAATTCATTAGAGAAAAAGATTTAAATTTTAAAATTGATGATAACAATATCAATATACTTAAAAATGATATGAATGCATTTATAAAGTACAAAAAATTAACGTTATCCAGAAAAGAGTTAATCAAAAAAAGAAATAGGCTCGAAAAAAAACTTGTATTTAAACAGATAATAAATATAATAACATTAAATTCTATCCGCGGAATTAGAAAAAGTATTAAAAATTTAAAGTTTTTAATAGATATTGCGGATAAACAACTTGAATCGGAAAATAAATAGGAAATGTTAATGATGTTCTTAAGTAATATATATATATATATTGAAGCACCGGATTATTCTGCCCGATCGGTAAAGCAATACTTAAAGAATATATTGATTAAAAAATGTATCTTCAATCTTTAAGGAATTTGTAACAACGATGGCACATACAGAAAATAAAACATGTAAAATTGAAAAATCTCCTATGATTTCAGTTATAATGTCAACATATAACCGTGAAAATTATTTGCCTGCTGCGATGGAATCCATTCTTAATCAAACGTATACCGATTTTGAATTCATTATCATTGATGACGCATCCACAGACAATACGGCGAAATTACTGCAAGAATATCAAGAAAAAGATTCCAGAATCGTTGTTATCAGCAATCCGCAGAACTTAGGGTACAATAAAAATCTTACAACCGGATTTAAGCTTGCAAAAGGCAAATATCTTGCCCGTATGGATGATGATGATATTTCGCTGCCAACCCGCTTTGAAAAGCAAGTCGATTTTTTAGAAAAAAACCCCGATATAACGGTTGTTGGCACATTTATTGAGATTTTCGGCAATAATCCTATGAAAAGCTGGTGTACGCTTACAGATTGGGATGAACTTGCCGTCGCAATGAATTTTTATAATCCGATATGCCACCCCTCCGTAATGATACGAAATTCTTTTTTAAAAGAACATAATTTAGCATATGACCCTGAAGTTCTGTATGCTGAAGAATATGATTTATGGAAAAATATTATTTTCTTGGGCGGAAAATTGGCGAATATTCCCGAAGTACTGCTCAAATACCGCAGTCACCTTCAAAACGTTTCGCAAAAAAAAGATACCTCAAAAATTCAGACTGATTTTGCAAATTCAATACGCAACCAGTTACTTTCACGCATGTTTTCAAAAACTAAGATTGCGGAATTGAATAAAAAGCTCATATATTATCCCTTTGACTGCAATAAGAAAAAAATTCTTGAAGAAACTCTCAACACTTTAAAAAAATTCCCGGATATTCCAAGTTCAGGCATTGACAAACTTATGGATAAATTAGTCGGTAAAAAGTCCGATATTCATATTTTTTTTGCTTCTGACGATAACTATGCACAGCATTTAGCCATAGCCATCACCTCTCTTCTTATCAACTCAACTTCCTTTGACAACTTT
This window encodes:
- a CDS encoding glycosyltransferase is translated as MISVIMSTYNRENYLPAAMESILNQTYTDFEFIIIDDASTDNTAKLLQEYQEKDSRIVVISNPQNLGYNKNLTTGFKLAKGKYLARMDDDDISLPTRFEKQVDFLEKNPDITVVGTFIEIFGNNPMKSWCTLTDWDELAVAMNFYNPICHPSVMIRNSFLKEHNLAYDPEVLYAEEYDLWKNIIFLGGKLANIPEVLLKYRSHLQNVSQKKDTSKIQTDFANSIRNQLLSRMFSKTKIAELNKKLIYYPFDCNKKKILEETLNTLKKFPDIPSSGIDKLMDKLVGKKSDIHIFFASDDNYAQHLAIAITSLLINSTSFDNFHLYILDGNISEKNKNKILACKKIKDFQIEFIKIDDKLFEICPLTPDCQHISRQTYYRYIIPILKPELEKCFYFDCDIIITDSLNKFWNIDLKDNYIAAVEELYEGASDDCSRLNIEYEINAGILLINNKKWITDNIVDLLFKNTVKLTQQNILKWQDQDVINYTFNKKMLFVSPAYNLQCNAFYDGQHSLYTDYEMKLAKSHYAIIHYNSNLKPWHNDCKHPLWEQYFYYLQRSPYKKTHYLKIIKLKLKTLKHFFFIKEKNKDNTELRYKILRIRVVKVIRRNNTKEISIFGFKMKFPNTPK